One segment of Lachancea thermotolerans CBS 6340 chromosome E complete sequence DNA contains the following:
- the RGL1 gene encoding Rgl1p (similar to uniprot|Q12194 Saccharomyces cerevisiae YPL066W Hypothetical ORF): MTHPVISLKPSYNSIIRGCPGLPETLHQPRLECELRVRSSDGKEFFIENMEVVLRTTEALNSSGHSFTSKPKIEKCIVHYKKNIMVSNKKLVGIDIPLTIGVPDDIKETNYNSRFGHCYTTLECRAVYFTDASTPLTQTFSTAVNVERYDNLTTSRLSQPLKRVYHSPDNKIQVKYRVENPCVTTDDLLHLHLNVIPNLAGSQRMFNKKVKLKAVVFEIKEYLEVFDTHHDAKENILHSFTKPFHEVIGGSGIEFKSDVRILTKNTHFKQYEMSLNEPAVLYQLPQHEPVYAETPPETVLLKSRKDLEPFNYHSSITTRGKLFSITHDVTIRFKFGNAKDFEIHQPIDIFPWVRSQLKLVDNVVLRERDIAKNAHAFYENFGGIKRNKTTGGLEYPPLPPVVYTADKRTLKQLGVEFDTRFKVPRRVPVIE; encoded by the exons ATGACACATCCCGTGATATCACTAAAGCCTAGTTACAACTCAATAATTCGTGGCTGCCCGGGGCTGCCGGAAACTTTG CATCAGCCACGTCTTGAATGCGAGCTCCGAGTAAGGTCTAGCGATGGTAAAGAgtttttcattgaaaacatgGAAGTGGTTCTGAGAACCACCGAGGCTCTAAATAGTAGCGGCCACTCGTTTACATCAAAACCTAAGATCGAAAAGTGCATCGTTCActacaagaagaacataATGGTTTCCAACAAAAAACTAGTGGGTATCGACATCCCTCTGACAATTGGGGTACCAGACGATATTAAAGAGACAAATTACAACTCCCGCTTTGGCCACTGCTACACGACCCTAGAGTGCCGCGCCGTGTACTTCACCGACGCCAGTACTCCATTAACGCAAACATTTTCAACAGCAGTCAATGTTGAAAGGTATGACAACCTCACTACTTCGCGTTTGTCGCAACCTCTAAAACGGGTTTACCACTCGCCAGACAATAAAATACAAGTCAAATACAGGGTAGAAAACCCTTGCGTCACTACTGATGATCTTCTGCATCTTCATCTTAACGTTATACCTAACCTTGCAGGGTCTCAGCGAATGTTCAATAAGAAGGTCAAACTGAAAGCAGTGGTTTTCGAAATCAAAGAATATTTAGAGGTCTTTGACACGCACCATGAtgccaaggaaaacataCTTCACAGCTTCACCAAGCCTTTCCACGAGGTAATAGGAGGTTCCGGTATCGAATTCAAATCAGACGTTCGCATTTTAACGAAGAATACACACTTCAAACAATACgaaatgtctttgaatGAGCCCGCCGTTCTCTATCAACTTCCACAGCACGAACCAGTTTACGCAGAAACTCCTCCAGAGACAGTTCTTTTAAAAAGCCGAAAAGACCTAGAGCCCTTCAATTACCACAGCTCTATAACCACCAgaggaaagcttttttccATCACCCATGACGTGACTATAAGGTTTAAGTTTGGAAACgccaaagactttgaaattCACCAGCCCATTGATATATTTCCTTGGGTTAGGTCTCAGCTCAAGCTGGTTGATAATGTCGTTCTTAGGGAAAGGGACATTGCCAAAAATGCTCATGCATTCTACGAAAACTTTGGAGGCATAAAGAGAAATAAGACCACTGGTGGTCTTGAATATCCCCCACTGCCCCCAGTAGTTTATACAGCTGATAAAAGGACCCTCAAGCAGCTTGGAGTCGAATTCGATACAAGATTCAAGGTACCGCGCAGGGTCCCTGTAATAGAATAG